In one Sander lucioperca isolate FBNREF2018 chromosome 7, SLUC_FBN_1.2, whole genome shotgun sequence genomic region, the following are encoded:
- the LOC116038283 gene encoding cyclin-dependent kinase 17-like isoform X2, producing MEKMKRFKRRLSQTLRGSHTVDESLSELAEQMTIEENGLKDSEPMVRNGRPPSAHSVHSFLHQYTSSFKKPPLRRPQSVIGGGLGSLMVMPRNGSRLDIVHENLKMGSDGESDQASGTSSDEVQSPTGVCLRNRGNRRISAEDLNKRLSLPADIRIPDSYLEKLQLSSPSFDQPLSRRSRRASLSEIGFGKLETYVKLDKLGEGTYATVFKGRSKLTDNLVALKEIRLEHEEGAPCTAIREVSLLKDLKHANIVTLHDIIHTEKSLTLVFEYLDKDLKQYMDDCGNILSMQNVKIFLFQILRGLAYCHKRKVLHRDLKPQNLLINDRGELKLADFGLARAKSVPTKTYSNEVVTLWYRPPDVLLGSSEYSTQIDMWGVGCIFYEMAAGRPLFPGSTVEDELHLIFRLLGTPTEDSWPGISSMDEFKSYKFPKYKVQPLINHAPRLDTDGIDLLMSFLKYESKKRISADEAMRQPYFRSLGPRVHTLPESISIFTLKEVQLQRDPGYRNSSYPESGNGKSRRQSMLF from the exons ATGGAGAAGATGAAGCGGTTCAAGCGGCGTCTGTCTCAGACGTTGCGAGGCAGCCACACCGTTGACGAGTCGCTGTCTGAGCTGGCAGAGCAGATGACCATCGAGGAGAACGGCCTGAAGGACAGCG AGCCCATGGTGAGGAATGGTCGTCCTCCTTCGGCCCACAGTGTCCACTCCTTCCTCCACCAGTACACAAGCTCCTTCAAAAAACCACCGCTGCGACGGCCTCAGAGCGTCATCGGAGGAGGCCTGGGCTCTCTCATGGTCATGCCTCGCAATGGCAGTCGCCTCG ATATTGTCCACGAGAACCTGAAGATGGGCTCGGATGGGGAGAGTGACCAGGCATCGGGGACTTCCTCCGACGAGGTGCAGTCGCCGACGGGTGTTTGTCTGCGGAACAGAGGGAACAGACGCATCTCTGCAGAG gaccTGAACAAACGTCTGTCTCTGCCGGCCGACATCCGGATACCTGACAGTTAcctggagaagctgcagctgagCAGCCCGTCCTTTGACCAGCCGCTGAGCCGACGCTCCCGCAGAGCATCACTG TCAGAAATTGGATTTGGGAAGCTGGAGACTTACGTCAAACTGGACAAACTGGGAGAG GGCACGTACGCTACAGTCTTCAAGGGGAGGAGTAAACTGACAGACAACCTGGTGGCGCTGAAGGAGATCAGACTGGAGCACGAGGAGGGTGCGCCATGCACAGCTATCAGAGAAG TGTCGCTACTGAAGGACCTGAAACACGCCAACATTGTGACATTGCACGATATCATCCACACGGAAAAGTCGCTCACACTGGTCTTCGAGTACCTG GACAAAGACCTCAAGCAGTACATGGACGACTGCGGGAACATCCTGAGCATGCAGAATGTCAAG ATCTTTCTGTTCCAGATCCTGCGAGGCTTGGCGTACTGTCACAAACGGAAAGTTCTCCACAGAGACCTAAAGCCCCAAAATCTGCTCATCAACGACAGAGGGGAACTCAAACTGGCTGACTTTG GCCTGGCGAGGGCTAAATCTGTGCCCACTAAAACATACTCTAACGAGGTAGTAACACTTTGGTATCGGCCTCCCGACGTGCTGCTGGGCTCCTCTGAGTACTCCACGCAGATAGACATGTG GGGTGTGGGCTGTATATTCTATGAGATGGCTGCCGGCAGGCCCCTGTTCCCGGGCTCCACGGTGGAGGACGAGCTGCACCTCATCTTCAGGCTGCTAG GCACTCCCACAGAAGACAGCTGGCCTGGAATATCCTCTATGGACGAGTTCAAGTCCTACAAGTTCCCCAAGTACAAGGTCCAGCCGCTCATTAACCACGCACCCAG GTTGGACACTGATGGCATTGACCTGCTGATGTCATTCCTAAAA TACGAGTCGAAAAAGAGGATCTCTGCTGATGAAGCAATGAGACAGCCGTACTTCAGGAGCCTGGGGCCACGTGTGCACACACTGCCAGAGA GCATATCCATATTCACACTGAAGGAGGTCCAGTTGCAAAGAGATCCCGGCTACCGGAACTCATCATACCCTGAGTCAG GCAACGGAAAGAGCAGAAGACAAAGCATGCTGTTTTAG
- the LOC116038283 gene encoding cyclin-dependent kinase 17-like isoform X1 encodes MEKMKRFKRRLSQTLRGSHTVDESLSELAEQMTIEENGLKDSEPMVRNGRPPSAHSVHSFLHQYTSSFKKPPLRRPQSVIGGGLGSLMVMPRNGSRLDIVHENLKMGSDGESDQASGTSSDEVQSPTGVCLRNRGNRRISAEDLNKRLSLPADIRIPDSYLEKLQLSSPSFDQPLSRRSRRASLSEIGFGKLETYVKLDKLGEGTYATVFKGRSKLTDNLVALKEIRLEHEEGAPCTAIREVSLLKDLKHANIVTLHDIIHTEKSLTLVFEYLDKDLKQYMDDCGNILSMQNVKIFLFQILRGLAYCHKRKVLHRDLKPQNLLINDRGELKLADFGLARAKSVPTKTYSNEVVTLWYRPPDVLLGSSEYSTQIDMWGVGCIFYEMAAGRPLFPGSTVEDELHLIFRLLGTPTEDSWPGISSMDEFKSYKFPKYKVQPLINHAPSPLIIGDGNEQMFLIRPRLDTDGIDLLMSFLKYESKKRISADEAMRQPYFRSLGPRVHTLPESISIFTLKEVQLQRDPGYRNSSYPESGNGKSRRQSMLF; translated from the exons ATGGAGAAGATGAAGCGGTTCAAGCGGCGTCTGTCTCAGACGTTGCGAGGCAGCCACACCGTTGACGAGTCGCTGTCTGAGCTGGCAGAGCAGATGACCATCGAGGAGAACGGCCTGAAGGACAGCG AGCCCATGGTGAGGAATGGTCGTCCTCCTTCGGCCCACAGTGTCCACTCCTTCCTCCACCAGTACACAAGCTCCTTCAAAAAACCACCGCTGCGACGGCCTCAGAGCGTCATCGGAGGAGGCCTGGGCTCTCTCATGGTCATGCCTCGCAATGGCAGTCGCCTCG ATATTGTCCACGAGAACCTGAAGATGGGCTCGGATGGGGAGAGTGACCAGGCATCGGGGACTTCCTCCGACGAGGTGCAGTCGCCGACGGGTGTTTGTCTGCGGAACAGAGGGAACAGACGCATCTCTGCAGAG gaccTGAACAAACGTCTGTCTCTGCCGGCCGACATCCGGATACCTGACAGTTAcctggagaagctgcagctgagCAGCCCGTCCTTTGACCAGCCGCTGAGCCGACGCTCCCGCAGAGCATCACTG TCAGAAATTGGATTTGGGAAGCTGGAGACTTACGTCAAACTGGACAAACTGGGAGAG GGCACGTACGCTACAGTCTTCAAGGGGAGGAGTAAACTGACAGACAACCTGGTGGCGCTGAAGGAGATCAGACTGGAGCACGAGGAGGGTGCGCCATGCACAGCTATCAGAGAAG TGTCGCTACTGAAGGACCTGAAACACGCCAACATTGTGACATTGCACGATATCATCCACACGGAAAAGTCGCTCACACTGGTCTTCGAGTACCTG GACAAAGACCTCAAGCAGTACATGGACGACTGCGGGAACATCCTGAGCATGCAGAATGTCAAG ATCTTTCTGTTCCAGATCCTGCGAGGCTTGGCGTACTGTCACAAACGGAAAGTTCTCCACAGAGACCTAAAGCCCCAAAATCTGCTCATCAACGACAGAGGGGAACTCAAACTGGCTGACTTTG GCCTGGCGAGGGCTAAATCTGTGCCCACTAAAACATACTCTAACGAGGTAGTAACACTTTGGTATCGGCCTCCCGACGTGCTGCTGGGCTCCTCTGAGTACTCCACGCAGATAGACATGTG GGGTGTGGGCTGTATATTCTATGAGATGGCTGCCGGCAGGCCCCTGTTCCCGGGCTCCACGGTGGAGGACGAGCTGCACCTCATCTTCAGGCTGCTAG GCACTCCCACAGAAGACAGCTGGCCTGGAATATCCTCTATGGACGAGTTCAAGTCCTACAAGTTCCCCAAGTACAAGGTCCAGCCGCTCATTAACCACGCACCCAG CCCTCTAATCATTGGAGATGGAAATGAGCAGATGTTTCTAATCAGACCCAG GTTGGACACTGATGGCATTGACCTGCTGATGTCATTCCTAAAA TACGAGTCGAAAAAGAGGATCTCTGCTGATGAAGCAATGAGACAGCCGTACTTCAGGAGCCTGGGGCCACGTGTGCACACACTGCCAGAGA GCATATCCATATTCACACTGAAGGAGGTCCAGTTGCAAAGAGATCCCGGCTACCGGAACTCATCATACCCTGAGTCAG GCAACGGAAAGAGCAGAAGACAAAGCATGCTGTTTTAG
- the LOC116038284 gene encoding ETS domain-containing protein Elk-3 isoform X1, whose product MDSAITLWQFLLQLLLDQSHKHLICWTSTDGEFKLLKSEEVAKLWGLRKNKTNMNYDKLSRALRYYYDKNIIKKVIGQKFVYKFVSFPEILKMDPQAVEMGLASGRFPLQEGEASELEVEEEEEEEGEEEAQRMTLAALGAQQCRNDYLRSGLYSSFSISSLQNQPELLRALRERQEEPRSVIRFGTNGNERSSPPSAKPESYVSPKPSKLRSPSSPHTQPGRVWSPIAKEEEEDSDLSAQPLNLSSGHRERALQPPEKRSSGRSSSISSSSNQGDGLPPKSKKPKALEISSPSLLFAGSDIGSIALNSPALPSGSLTPAFFTAQTPSGLLLAHSPLLSGIHFWSSLSPVAPLSPARLQGHSSLFQFPSLINGHMPVPLPNLEGTPSSLLLSPTTHKS is encoded by the exons ATGGACAGCGCCATCACTCTGTGGCAGttcctgctgcagctgctgctggacCAAAGTCACAAGCACCTGATATGTTGGACGTCCACAGACGGAGAGTTCAAGCTCCTGAAGTCAGAGGAAGTGGCCAAGTTGTGGGGGCTACGCAAGAACAAGACCAACATGAACTACGACAAGCTGAGCAGAGCCCTGCGCTATTACTATGACAAG AACATCATTAAGAAGGTGATTGGCCAGAAGTTTGTCTACAAGTTTGTGTCCTTCCCTGAGATCCTGAAGATGGACCCTCAGGCGGTGGAGATGGGCCTGGCTTCTGGAAGGTTTCCTCTCCAGGAAGGAGAGGCCTCTGAGCTGGaggtagaggaggaggaagaagaggaaggggaggaggaggcccAGAGGATGACCCTGGCAGCCCTGGGGGCGCAGCAGTGTCGGAATGACTACCTCCGCTCGGGTCTCTACTCCTCCTTCAGTATCAGCTCCCTGCAGAACCAGCCAGAGCTGCTCCGTGCCCTGCGGGAGCGCCAGGAGGAGCCACGCTCCGTTATCCGCTTTGGCACCAACGGCAATGAAAGGAGCTCCCCTCCCTCTGCCAAGCCCGAGTCCTATGTCTCCCCCAAGCCATCCAAACTCCGCTCCCCGTCCTCTCCCCACACCCAACCCGGCCGAGTCTGGAGCCCCATAGccaaggaggaagaggaggactcTGACCTGAGCGCTCAGCCCCTCAACCTCTCCTCTGGGCACAGGGAGCGAGCCCTGCAGCCTCCTGAGAAGAGGAGCAGTGGTAGAAGTAGCTCcatcagtagtagtagtaaccaAGGAGATGGACTTCCACCAAAAAGCAAAAAGCCCAAAGCTCTGGAGATCTCATCCCCCTCCCTGCTGTTTGCAGGGAGCGACATCGGCTCCATCGCTCTCAACAGTCCGGCACTGCCGTCTGGCTCCCTCACTCCTGCCTTCTTCACTGCACAG ACTCCCTCTGGTTTGCTGCTGGCTCACAGTCCGCTGTTGTCAGGCATCCACTTCTGGAGCAGTTTGAGCCCCGTTGCTCCACTCAGCCCCGCCCGGCTGCAGGGCCACAGCTCCCTCTTCCAG TTCCCCAGCCTAATCAACGGACACATGCCTGTCCCCCTGCCAAACCTGGAAGGAACACCCTCCTCCCTGCTCCTGTCCCCCACCACTCACAAATCCTGA
- the LOC116038284 gene encoding ETS domain-containing protein Elk-3 isoform X2, whose translation MDSAITLWQFLLQLLLDQSHKHLICWTSTDGEFKLLKSEEVAKLWGLRKNKTNMNYDKLSRALRYYYDKNIIKKVIGQKFVYKFVSFPEILKMDPQAVEMGLASGRFPLQEGEASELEVEEEEEEEGEEEAQRMTLAALGAQQCRNDYLRSGLYSSFSISSLQNQPELLRALRERQEEPRSVIRFGTNGNERSSPPSAKPESYVSPKPSKLRSPSSPHTQPGRVWSPIAKEEEEDSDLSAQPLNLSSGHRERALQPPEKRSSGRSSSISSSSNQGDGLPPKSKKPKALEISSPSLLFAGSDIGSIALNSPALPSGSLTPAFFTAQGDDGIYPEYDVSVLKAVREQQETSDTAWHVLVERLLLYLFN comes from the exons ATGGACAGCGCCATCACTCTGTGGCAGttcctgctgcagctgctgctggacCAAAGTCACAAGCACCTGATATGTTGGACGTCCACAGACGGAGAGTTCAAGCTCCTGAAGTCAGAGGAAGTGGCCAAGTTGTGGGGGCTACGCAAGAACAAGACCAACATGAACTACGACAAGCTGAGCAGAGCCCTGCGCTATTACTATGACAAG AACATCATTAAGAAGGTGATTGGCCAGAAGTTTGTCTACAAGTTTGTGTCCTTCCCTGAGATCCTGAAGATGGACCCTCAGGCGGTGGAGATGGGCCTGGCTTCTGGAAGGTTTCCTCTCCAGGAAGGAGAGGCCTCTGAGCTGGaggtagaggaggaggaagaagaggaaggggaggaggaggcccAGAGGATGACCCTGGCAGCCCTGGGGGCGCAGCAGTGTCGGAATGACTACCTCCGCTCGGGTCTCTACTCCTCCTTCAGTATCAGCTCCCTGCAGAACCAGCCAGAGCTGCTCCGTGCCCTGCGGGAGCGCCAGGAGGAGCCACGCTCCGTTATCCGCTTTGGCACCAACGGCAATGAAAGGAGCTCCCCTCCCTCTGCCAAGCCCGAGTCCTATGTCTCCCCCAAGCCATCCAAACTCCGCTCCCCGTCCTCTCCCCACACCCAACCCGGCCGAGTCTGGAGCCCCATAGccaaggaggaagaggaggactcTGACCTGAGCGCTCAGCCCCTCAACCTCTCCTCTGGGCACAGGGAGCGAGCCCTGCAGCCTCCTGAGAAGAGGAGCAGTGGTAGAAGTAGCTCcatcagtagtagtagtaaccaAGGAGATGGACTTCCACCAAAAAGCAAAAAGCCCAAAGCTCTGGAGATCTCATCCCCCTCCCTGCTGTTTGCAGGGAGCGACATCGGCTCCATCGCTCTCAACAGTCCGGCACTGCCGTCTGGCTCCCTCACTCCTGCCTTCTTCACTGCACAG GGAGATGATGGGATCTATCCAGAGTATGATGTCAGTGTCCTTAAAGCGGTCAGAGAGCAGCAAGAGACATCTGACACAGCCTGGCATGTGTTGGTGGAAAGACTACtgctatatttatttaattag
- the hal gene encoding histidine ammonia-lyase, which translates to MPCFTVHIRDEWLAVPCRDTTNTIRWLGHEALKRYVKNKPDNGGITAVKDTRFVVRRCQGLGLLDADDTVEDVLEDNDFVELAIEGDTMSPDFIPYEPGVSHLTAAYREPAEYISLDGNTLTSTDLVNLGRGLYKIKLTQEAERKVVQARELLDTIVKENKVVYGITTGFGKFARTVIPVSKLKELQENLVRSHSAGVGNPLSPERTRMLLALRINVLAKGYSGISLETLHAMIQAFNASCLSFVPEKGTVGASGDLAPLSHLALGLIGEGKMWSPKSGWADAKYVLEAHGLKPISLKPKEGLALINGTQMITSLGAEAVERAQAIARQADIIAALTLEVLKGTTKAFDSDIHSLRPHPGQIEVALRFRSLLDSDHHPSEIAESHRFCDRVQDAYTMRCCPQVHGVTNDTITFVQNIINTEINSATDNPMVFAERGETISGGNFHGEYPAKALDFLAIAVHELASISERRTERLCNPSLSELPAFLVNEGGLNSGFMIAHCTAAALVSENKVLCHPSSVDSLSTSAATEDHVSMGGWAARKALRVVEHVEQVLAIELLAACQGIEFLRPLRTTTPLEKVYDLVRSVVKPWIKDRFMSPDIEAVHRLLLDQKVWNVAKPYIDKYQTEYIPESRPGSPTAFSLEPPASPRKRVRHE; encoded by the exons ATGCCTTGTTTTACTGTCCACATCCGAGATGAGTGGCTGGCAGTGCCCTGCCGGGATACCACCAACACCATCCGGTGGCTCGGACATGAAGCTCTTAAACGTTACGTAAAGAACAAACCAGACAACGGTGGCATCACGGCTGTAAAGGACACTCGTTTTGTTGTGCGCAGGTGCCAGGGTTTGGGTTTGTTGGACGCGGATGACACCGTCGAGGATGTACTGGAGGATAATGACTTTGTTGAGCTCG CTATTGAAGGCGACACCATGTCTCCTGACTTTATCCCGTATGAGCCTGGAGTTTCTCACCT CACAGCAGCATACAGGGAACCTGCAGAG TACATTTCCTTGGACGGCAACACACTGACATCGACAGATCTGGTCAACTTAGGAAGGGGACTCTACAAGATAAAG CTGACTCAGGAggcagaaagaaaagttgtgcaAGCCAGAGAGCTTTTGGACACCattgtcaaagaaaacaaag TTGTTTATGGAATCACAACAGGTTTTGGCAAATTTGCTCGAACAGTCATTCCTGTCAGCAAGCTCAA GGAGCTGCAGGAGAACTTGGTGCGGTCACACTCAGCAG GTGTTGGAAACCCGCTAAGCCCAGAAAGGACTCGCATGCTGCTCGCTCTGAGGATCAATGTTCTGGCCAAAGGGTACAGCGGAATTTCTCTGGAAACCCTTCATGCCATGATCCAAGCCTTCAACG CTTCCTGCCTCTCCTTTGTCCCAGAGAAGGGAACAGTGGGTGCTAGTGGAGACCTGGCACCCCTTTCTCACCTGGCCCTGGGGCTGATCGGAGAGGGTAAAATGTGGTCTCCCAAGAGCGGATGGGCAGATGCCAAATAT GTTCTGGAGGCCCATGGACTGAAGCCAATATCACTAAAGCCTAAAGAG GGTCTTGCTCTGATCAACGGGACCCAGATGATCACCTCTCTGGGGGCGGAGGCTGTGGAGCGAGCCCAGGCGATTGCTCGGCAGGCAGACATCATTGCTGCTTTGACCCTGGAGGTGCTAAAGGGAACCACCAAGGCCTTTGACAGTG ACATCCATTCGCTGCGGCCCCACCCAGGACAGATCGAGGTGGCCCTGCGCTTCCGCTCGCTGCTGGACTCTGATCACCATCCATCCGAGATAGCAG AGAGCCACCGGTTCTGTGACAGAGTCCAGGATGCCTACACCATGCGATGCTGTCCTCAG GTTCATGGAGTCACCAATGACACAATAACATTTGTCCAAAACATCATCAATACAGAAATCAACAGCGCCACTGACAATCCT ATGGTATTTGCGGAAAGAGGTGAGACCATTTCAGGTGGGAATTTCCATGGCGAATACCCAGCTAAG GCTCTGGACTTTTTAGCCATTGCAGTCCATGAGCTGGCCTCCATCAGTGAGAGGAGGACCGAAAGGTTGTGTAACCCGTCTCTGAGTGAGCTGCCTGCCTTCCTCGTCAACGAGGGAGGACTTAACTCAGGCTTCATGATTGCTCATTGCACCGCTGCTGCCTTGG TTTCAGAGAATAAAGTTTTGTGTCATCCATCGTCTGTGGACTCCTTGTCCACTAGTGCTGCCACAGAGGACCATGTGTCCATGGGAGGCTGGGCTGCTAGGAAGGCCCTGAGGGTCGTGGAGCATGTGGAGCAAG TTCTTGCTATAGAGCTGTTGGCAGCCTGTCAGGGTATTGAGTTCCTCCGCCCACTTCGTACCACCACTCCATTGGAGAAGGTCTATGACCTTGTGCGCAGCGTTGTCAA ACCATGGATTAAAGACAGATTCATGTCTCCGGACATTGAAGCTGTTCACCGTCTTCTACTTGACCAGAAG GTGTGGAACGTGGCCAAGCCTTATATCGACAAGTATCAGACAGAGTACATCCCCGAGTCCCGTCCCGGCTCTCCTACTGCCTTCTCTCTGGAGCCTCCAGCATCACCGAGGAAGCGTGTTCGTCATGAGTGA